One segment of Lytechinus pictus isolate F3 Inbred chromosome 13, Lp3.0, whole genome shotgun sequence DNA contains the following:
- the LOC135156334 gene encoding microfibril-associated glycoprotein 4-like: protein MYTIQPDHNGWPFQVYCDMVTDGGGWTVFQRRSNGSEQFRRGWASYRRGFGSADGEFWLGLDRLHRLTYQDEYELRVDMSDFDNIAVHAGYTWFRVDGTASNYRLHVGEYNGIAGDALSYHDGQEFSTNDRDHDSTNTSHCARDSGEGGWWFNRCLEANPNGLYLGGHTERTREGIVWTPWKGANYSLKTIQLKLRPVAD, encoded by the exons ATGTACACGATTCAACCTGATCATAACGGCTGGCCCTTCCAAGTCTACTGTGATATGGTGACTGATGGCGGTGGTTGGACG GTCTTCCAACGCCGTTCGAATGGTTCCGAACAGTTCCGACGCGGCTGGGCCAGCTATCGGAGGGGCTTCGGCTCAGCCGATGGCGAGTTCTGGCTCGGCCTTGATCGACTACATCGACTTACGTACCAAGACGAATACGAACTCAGGGTCGATATGTCCGACTTCGACAACATCGCAGTGCATGCTGGGTATACATGGTTTAGGGTAGACGGCACAGCGTCAAATTATAGGCTACACGTTGGAGAATACAATGGAATCGCAG GTGATGCACTGTCCTACCACGATGGTCAAGAGTTCAGCACGAACGACCGTGACCACGATTCGACCAATACGAGCCACTGCGCCAGAGACTCCGGCGAAGGAGGGTGGTGGTTTAATCGCTGCCTTGAGGCCAACCCGAACGGTCTCTACCTCGGAGGCCACACGGAAAGGACACGAGAGGGCATCGTGTGGACACCATGGAAAGGGGCGAATTACTCGTTGAAGACGATACAACTGAAATTGCGCCCAGTTGCAGattaa
- the LOC135156459 gene encoding uncharacterized protein LOC135156459 — translation MDRFASLLGIIVTVFVLVPVQGHISFQYCRPKCPECPQAGLIPLEDWQLREIQNAQKRVAALKTNRSMTYSNTRPIVSGFTTSQKERLRELFGQYFSTDKTSADEDFMLFDETNPSSRRRKRDPDDHLTRVCPVIRTPNVLVTVYDADGNVLQVIQADGHTQPVFRDRCASPLSPHVISASCMPTVRFAYMIGFHVDMNNQPTHIQAYRIQIESCTSIMSTG, via the exons ATGGACCGGTTCGCAAGTCTCCTGGGCATCATTGTGACCGTCTTCGTACTCGTACCGGTACAAGGCCACATATCATTCCAGTACTGCAGGCCGAAGTGCCCAGAGTGTCCACAGGCGGGTCTTATCCCCTTGGAGGATTGGCAACTGAGAGAGATCCAGAATGCCCAGAAGAGGGTCGCCGCTCTCAAGACCAACCGCAGCATGACTTATAGCAACACCAGGCCTATCGTTTCAGGCTTTACAACCAGTCAG AAGGAACGATTGAGGGAATTATTCGGCCAATACTTCAGCACAGACAAAACATCAGCTGACGAAGACTTCATGTTGTTTGACGAAACTAACCCAAGTAGTCGACGGCGAAAGCGCGACCCCGATGATCACCTGACTCGGGTCTGTCCGGTTATCCGAACTCCGAATGTTCTTGTGACAGTCTATGATGCGGATGGCAACGTCTTACAAGTGATTCAG GCCGACGGTCATACACAACCGGTGTTCCGTGACAGATGTGCAAGCCCTCTCTCACCGCATGTAATCTCAGCTTCATGTATGCCGACTGTACGGTTTGCTTACATGATTGGCTTCCATGTCGATATGAACAACCAGCCAACGCATATCCAAGCTTATCGTATTCAGATCGAGTCCTGTACCTCGATCATGTCAACGGGATGA